One Sphingomonas sp. FARSPH DNA segment encodes these proteins:
- a CDS encoding 3'-5' exonuclease, with translation MFSYQSVTQRFFTSIRNGEGNAGAICHAGDPDIRILHRVSPLEEFPLADRRKGLNRTVGVVDVETTGTDPLTDEVIDFALVMLEVDAVGEIVGIVSAGEALRDPGIALPPHITRLTGITDDDVRGKAIDLDILQRRLARADVLIAHNCAFDAAFIENLMPAIAGKAWACSASDFDWVEAGFDGRKLGHLLMQIGRFADAHRAMADVVSLIHLLAHRLPNGDTVMRRLLANAETPSIRIEATGAAFDRRGLLKARGYRWDPRHRVWWCEIAEYESEAEQLWLQRHISPHGPPPRMLPITWHQRHR, from the coding sequence ATGTTCTCATACCAGAGCGTCACGCAGCGCTTTTTCACCTCGATCCGCAACGGAGAGGGCAACGCTGGTGCAATCTGTCACGCCGGCGATCCAGACATCCGCATCCTGCACCGCGTGTCGCCGCTCGAGGAGTTTCCTCTTGCCGACCGGCGAAAGGGGCTAAACCGAACGGTCGGCGTCGTCGATGTCGAGACGACTGGCACCGATCCACTGACTGACGAAGTAATCGACTTCGCGCTCGTTATGCTGGAGGTCGATGCAGTCGGCGAGATTGTCGGCATCGTCTCGGCTGGCGAGGCGTTGCGCGACCCCGGAATCGCCCTTCCTCCGCACATCACGCGCCTCACCGGCATCACGGATGACGATGTTCGCGGAAAGGCGATCGATCTCGACATCCTCCAGCGGCGGCTGGCGCGAGCGGATGTGCTGATCGCGCATAACTGCGCCTTCGACGCGGCCTTCATCGAGAACTTGATGCCTGCAATCGCCGGCAAGGCCTGGGCCTGCTCGGCTTCCGATTTCGACTGGGTCGAAGCGGGCTTCGATGGCCGAAAGCTCGGTCACCTGCTGATGCAGATCGGCCGCTTCGCAGATGCCCATCGCGCGATGGCGGACGTCGTGAGCCTCATCCACTTGCTCGCGCACCGGCTGCCGAACGGCGACACGGTGATGCGCCGTCTGCTCGCCAACGCTGAAACACCTTCGATCCGTATCGAGGCGACCGGCGCAGCCTTCGACCGGCGCGGATTGCTCAAAGCACGAGGCTATCGGTGGGACCCTCGTCACCGCGTCTGGTGGTGCGAGATCGCGGAGTACGAGTCCGAGGCTGAGCAGCTGTGGCTGCAGCGGCACATCTCGCCGCACGGGCCGCCGCCGCGGATGCTGCCGATCACCTGGCACCAGCGTCACCGCTGA
- a CDS encoding MobA/MobL family protein gives MLLESESGIWAEADARVFAVLMAPNRTARRLMAAERAKGAAFRRVAALRKRQAAQAAREHRKAERELDRELAAGGASSPWGQSMRIRIPERAPVAHGPSSKASARPSRTLMTSVGVRQTRAYIAPIVDDRGRIALTFRVRYKGLKSKGWRPGLAADHVLYILREEALEGVSSDLTVITVPISNMGVSADEIADAWRALEAVEEGYRANAKVQYRIIWNLPHGLDAKQRREMVTAFCERTFGRLGLPYVAAIHEPDVKGDQRNYHAHICFSTRPCERTASGEWLIAQEKVNGLTDPVGLKLMRALAAAHMNIVCAKAGKRVRFTHQTYEERGIDAERLEHVGPAAMAAHERGENVGVIERNNARIESNEAAEACRQVERRLAATSRHSDLLRRRIALDATRARIVRHMAMTKSILDHVASVGPAIALRAHMIASAGRVSKVIAVRRRADAIAAVKPKLTTARAILSTIPVRRKAADLFVRIGEAAKRADVERRAAVAVRLMARSSIFAAIKGRISSRRAQPITATADLVRTAAALAIADERGREPAISAAVAISLGDTSSHIWARMIGRTPAVALAPKRSKANRAALVAARFAAGIDAARRSAMERRQRIDNVAGMLAALDSHRAERDAEYARERIRREAERRQQDEDRRRQEAALIARRRRDAEVAEACRLIRTARSRPYRISDNRVMSDWSAFIGEQRSLLESLGSDPQLLQALQVRYHSDRRADQERASPPVAGNGPRIPDTTSAPVRPVEGAAQILGEHDREPVPAGASRHAAQRDDTLRRMADLDAWVRVPTTGPLAIGDTALANLGQDRDWLAGLEVQQALRLIADDQERRILGALDHLAWEGQQLVARGPYADLTPALARWSRDDDFHLYLHSVTPHLGSGLRSSVGWDPASTETSRAETRARATPPPVRSPVPPWLRGQEVDMAISRCGAPEGNLLHILDAPKIPEIRGFPNVRNSVCYSYGRNSRLTMRPRLIATEVVRPIHSGNPSQRDPRSDASPGAASIRPSTGTADRPV, from the coding sequence ATGCTGCTCGAGAGCGAAAGTGGGATCTGGGCGGAGGCCGACGCCCGGGTGTTCGCGGTGCTGATGGCGCCCAATCGCACCGCGCGCCGGCTGATGGCGGCCGAGCGCGCAAAGGGGGCGGCGTTCCGCCGCGTCGCCGCTTTACGCAAGCGCCAGGCCGCACAGGCTGCGCGAGAGCACCGCAAGGCGGAGCGCGAACTTGACAGGGAACTGGCGGCGGGCGGCGCCTCTAGTCCCTGGGGCCAATCGATGAGGATCCGCATCCCGGAACGCGCGCCGGTTGCGCATGGTCCTTCGTCGAAAGCGTCGGCAAGGCCGTCGCGAACGCTAATGACGAGCGTCGGCGTTCGCCAGACGCGCGCATATATCGCACCAATTGTCGATGACCGCGGCCGGATCGCGCTGACCTTCCGCGTGCGCTACAAGGGCTTGAAGTCGAAAGGCTGGCGGCCTGGCCTTGCCGCCGATCATGTCCTCTACATCCTGCGCGAGGAAGCGCTGGAAGGTGTCAGCTCCGATCTCACCGTCATCACCGTGCCGATTTCCAACATGGGCGTCAGCGCCGACGAGATCGCCGACGCGTGGCGCGCGCTCGAAGCGGTCGAGGAAGGCTATCGCGCCAACGCCAAGGTCCAATATCGCATCATCTGGAACCTGCCACACGGGCTAGATGCCAAGCAGCGCCGCGAGATGGTCACCGCTTTCTGCGAGCGCACCTTCGGCAGGCTCGGTCTGCCCTATGTCGCGGCCATCCACGAGCCGGACGTCAAGGGCGACCAGCGCAACTATCACGCGCACATCTGTTTTTCGACGCGGCCATGCGAACGGACGGCGTCCGGCGAATGGCTGATCGCGCAGGAGAAGGTCAACGGGCTGACCGATCCGGTGGGGCTTAAGCTGATGCGGGCGCTTGCCGCCGCGCACATGAACATTGTCTGCGCAAAGGCCGGCAAGCGCGTCCGGTTCACGCATCAAACCTATGAAGAACGCGGCATAGATGCCGAGCGGCTCGAACATGTCGGGCCGGCCGCCATGGCGGCGCACGAGCGCGGCGAAAATGTTGGCGTCATCGAACGCAACAATGCCCGGATCGAAAGCAACGAAGCCGCAGAGGCGTGCCGCCAGGTCGAGCGTCGCCTGGCCGCGACATCGCGACATTCCGACCTGCTGCGCCGCCGGATCGCGCTGGACGCGACGCGCGCTCGCATCGTCCGCCACATGGCGATGACCAAGAGCATTCTCGACCACGTCGCTTCTGTCGGACCCGCGATCGCCTTGCGTGCGCATATGATAGCGAGTGCGGGTCGCGTATCGAAGGTAATTGCCGTCCGGAGGCGGGCAGACGCCATCGCCGCCGTGAAGCCGAAGCTGACGACTGCAAGGGCGATTTTGTCGACCATTCCGGTGCGCCGAAAGGCGGCAGATCTGTTCGTCAGGATCGGCGAGGCAGCCAAGCGCGCCGACGTCGAACGCCGGGCCGCGGTCGCAGTCAGGCTGATGGCGAGATCGTCAATATTTGCGGCGATCAAGGGACGCATTTCGTCGCGTCGTGCCCAGCCGATTACGGCGACCGCCGATCTTGTGCGAACGGCTGCCGCGCTTGCCATTGCCGACGAACGCGGGCGAGAGCCGGCCATCAGCGCGGCGGTGGCCATCAGCCTCGGCGATACCAGCTCCCACATCTGGGCTAGGATGATCGGCAGAACGCCGGCTGTTGCGCTAGCGCCGAAGCGTTCTAAGGCGAACCGCGCCGCTTTGGTTGCGGCACGGTTCGCGGCCGGTATCGATGCTGCGCGTCGATCGGCGATGGAGCGTCGGCAGCGGATCGACAACGTCGCCGGAATGCTTGCGGCGCTAGACAGCCATCGAGCCGAGCGTGATGCGGAATACGCGCGTGAGCGCATTCGCCGGGAAGCCGAGCGTCGGCAGCAGGACGAGGATCGCCGCCGGCAGGAGGCAGCCTTGATCGCCCGGCGCCGCCGCGATGCAGAAGTCGCCGAAGCTTGCAGGCTCATCCGGACGGCGCGGTCCAGACCCTATCGCATTTCAGATAATAGGGTGATGAGCGACTGGAGTGCCTTCATCGGCGAGCAACGTTCCCTGCTCGAGTCGCTGGGCAGCGATCCGCAACTGCTGCAGGCGCTTCAGGTGCGCTACCATTCTGACCGTCGCGCCGACCAGGAGCGCGCGTCTCCGCCTGTCGCCGGTAACGGACCGCGCATCCCGGATACAACATCTGCCCCTGTTCGACCTGTCGAGGGCGCGGCTCAAATCCTGGGAGAACACGATCGGGAACCGGTGCCCGCCGGCGCGAGCAGGCATGCGGCGCAGCGGGATGATACCCTTCGGCGCATGGCCGATCTTGATGCCTGGGTGCGTGTGCCGACCACGGGACCGCTCGCGATCGGGGATACGGCGCTCGCAAACCTCGGCCAGGATCGGGATTGGTTAGCCGGCTTAGAGGTCCAGCAGGCATTGCGGCTTATCGCCGACGATCAGGAAAGGCGCATCCTGGGCGCTCTCGACCATCTTGCTTGGGAGGGCCAGCAACTCGTGGCGCGCGGCCCGTATGCTGATCTGACCCCGGCGCTTGCGCGCTGGTCGCGAGACGACGATTTCCATCTCTATCTGCACTCCGTCACGCCGCATCTTGGTTCCGGACTTCGGAGCTCCGTCGGGTGGGATCCAGCATCGACAGAAACGTCGCGGGCCGAAACTCGTGCAAGGGCTACACCGCCCCCCGTTCGGTCTCCTGTTCCGCCATGGCTTCGTGGACAGGAGGTGGATATGGCGATTAGTCGATGTGGAGCGCCTGAAGGGAATCTGCTCCACATTTTAGATGCGCCCAAAATCCCGGAAATCCGCGGTTTTCCGAACGTCCGAAACAGCGTGTGCTACAGTTATGGGCGCAATTCAAGGCTCACTATGCGCCCACGGCTCATAGCCACAGAGGTCGTCCGCCCCATCCATTCGGGAAACCCATCGCAGCGAGATCCCCGGTCGGATGCGTCGCCAGGAGCTGCTTCAATTCGACCATCCACTGGGACTGCGGATCGACCTGTTTGA
- a CDS encoding DUF7673 family protein produces MTIMDGAYRRSVQRARGSDVQAGICQTFLFLVYSLDAFGAWSPQTIGRLDAGLQDDVLAIIQHLRTTPWRPNGGAVKSLAERRVGFWQYHSSIWGSRQPG; encoded by the coding sequence ATGACCATCATGGACGGCGCCTATCGCCGAAGCGTGCAGCGCGCTCGCGGCAGCGATGTGCAGGCTGGGATCTGCCAGACGTTCCTGTTCTTGGTCTACAGTCTGGATGCCTTCGGCGCTTGGTCGCCGCAGACGATCGGAAGACTCGATGCCGGACTCCAGGACGATGTCTTGGCGATCATCCAGCATCTCCGCACCACACCATGGCGCCCGAACGGAGGTGCAGTGAAGTCGCTGGCCGAGCGGCGCGTCGGCTTCTGGCAATATCACTCCAGTATATGGGGATCCCGACAGCCTGGATGA
- a CDS encoding recombinase family protein, translating to MRVAIYARYSTDKQERVSIAVQNENMRAFIVKQGWTEVAAYADEAITGAVIKLRQGMTALLQAVERGEIDIVLADELDRLSRSQSQTPMIFERLQFLGVRLHTIAEGEITRLHVGLKGTMNAEQLAATSRKTRDAIAKRFRDGQNPGGLAYGYALDFVPDARGDRIPGHRKIEPEQAETVVYICEQYAGGRSPHDIAIELNGRGIAGPRGGQWSASTINGNKARGTGILNNRLYIGEPEHQRQTYRKDPETGARRAFANPAELKQTTSVPHLRILSDDLWQRVKARQEAVARPQADRDGASPFWAKRRPRYLLTGKIVCGVCGSTYSKNGKFRSACHAATKKGPSACTNRLTVRVDDLEQQVLSALRDDVMQPDVVEAFIDEYIRERNRLSRQRSDARDERDAELRELTAGVERLKTAILKGVDPSLFATELNRMGRRKSELEAELAAVADVTPPALLHPRLALVYRAKVERLLEAFESESGRAEAQEIIRGLIDAVVMTPADGVLHAELKGDLATMLVLASETRRAPEACASEARQVKMVAGTGFEPVTFRL from the coding sequence ATGAGGGTAGCGATCTACGCCAGATATTCGACCGACAAGCAGGAGCGCGTGTCGATCGCGGTGCAGAACGAGAATATGCGGGCGTTCATCGTGAAGCAAGGCTGGACCGAGGTCGCTGCCTATGCCGACGAGGCGATCACCGGCGCCGTCATCAAGCTGCGCCAAGGCATGACCGCACTCCTCCAGGCCGTCGAGCGCGGCGAGATCGACATCGTGCTCGCGGACGAGCTTGACCGCCTGTCGCGCAGCCAGTCGCAGACGCCGATGATCTTTGAGCGTTTGCAGTTTCTCGGCGTCCGCCTCCACACCATCGCCGAGGGCGAGATCACCCGGCTCCACGTCGGCCTCAAGGGCACGATGAACGCCGAGCAGCTGGCCGCGACCAGTCGCAAGACTCGTGACGCCATCGCCAAGCGCTTCCGCGACGGGCAGAATCCCGGCGGCCTCGCCTATGGCTATGCGCTCGACTTCGTACCCGACGCGCGCGGCGACCGTATACCAGGCCATCGAAAGATCGAGCCTGAGCAAGCCGAGACAGTGGTCTACATCTGCGAACAGTATGCCGGCGGCCGCTCGCCGCATGACATCGCCATCGAGCTGAACGGCCGCGGCATAGCCGGTCCGCGCGGCGGGCAATGGAGCGCGTCGACGATCAACGGCAACAAGGCGCGCGGCACCGGCATCCTCAACAACCGCCTCTATATCGGCGAGCCCGAGCATCAGCGGCAGACCTATCGGAAGGATCCGGAGACGGGTGCACGGCGTGCCTTCGCCAACCCAGCCGAACTCAAGCAGACGACCAGCGTCCCGCACCTCCGCATCCTGTCGGACGACCTCTGGCAGCGGGTGAAGGCGAGACAGGAGGCGGTCGCTAGGCCGCAGGCCGATCGTGATGGCGCGTCGCCCTTCTGGGCGAAGCGGCGGCCTCGCTACCTGCTCACTGGCAAGATCGTCTGCGGGGTTTGCGGATCGACCTACTCGAAGAACGGCAAGTTCCGCTCCGCCTGCCACGCAGCGACCAAGAAGGGTCCGTCCGCCTGCACCAATCGCCTGACCGTCCGGGTCGACGATCTTGAGCAGCAGGTGCTGTCGGCATTGCGTGACGACGTGATGCAGCCTGACGTGGTCGAGGCTTTTATCGACGAGTATATCCGCGAGCGAAACCGACTGTCCCGACAGCGCAGTGATGCGCGCGACGAGCGTGATGCCGAGCTGCGCGAATTGACCGCAGGCGTAGAGCGGTTGAAGACCGCGATCCTGAAGGGCGTCGATCCGTCGCTGTTCGCGACCGAGCTCAACCGGATGGGACGGCGCAAGTCCGAGCTGGAGGCAGAGCTCGCCGCAGTCGCCGACGTGACGCCGCCCGCGCTGCTCCATCCACGGCTGGCGCTCGTCTATCGCGCCAAGGTCGAGCGGCTGCTGGAGGCATTCGAGAGCGAGAGCGGGCGCGCCGAGGCGCAGGAGATCATCCGCGGTCTGATCGACGCGGTGGTGATGACGCCGGCGGATGGCGTGCTGCACGCCGAGCTGAAGGGCGATCTGGCGACGATGTTGGTGCTTGCGTCTGAAACGCGTCGAGCCCCGGAAGCATGTGCTTCCGAGGCTCGACAAGTTAAGATGGTTGCGGGGACAGGATTTGAACCTGTGACCTTCAGGTTATGA
- a CDS encoding lipopolysaccharide biosynthesis protein: MEIVTNQASDDTESLGNQIRRAVIWRSGSQILAQTLQWAATFLVIRILDPHDYGLYAMTGVVLGFLNMLNGYGLASGLIQRDSVTPHQIRQLFGMLIALNVALATMQLLLAPIAAAYYGQPAVAHLLRVQALIYLITPFAALPYALLSRTMDFRRQASANIAASIVGACTALGGALAGWGVWALVAAPIALYATRATMLTWGARSLMWPSFDFRGAGHLARFGGVMAAGQFFWFLQSQADVFIAGRRLIPHTLGIYTTALFLAQIFVSKFVPPLNEVAFSAYARMQDDPDAIPRGFLRAVRVIMLVAMPFYLGLFAAAEPLVQTVLGAKWAEVTPIVRVLALAMPFMTILVLYAPACDARGRPDISARNGAFGAFALALAFLVGVHWGAIGLAWSWIAAYPVYLVVSSWRSLPVIGVRARDLATGVAPSALAAVGMAAVVILVDRLLPVMAPAPRLAFLVSTGAATYGLWLGLFARDTVRELIAIVRKRPPAAATA, from the coding sequence ATGGAAATCGTGACGAATCAGGCATCAGACGACACGGAATCGCTGGGGAATCAGATCCGCCGGGCGGTGATATGGCGTTCGGGCAGCCAGATTCTCGCGCAGACGCTGCAATGGGCGGCCACTTTTCTGGTGATCCGCATCCTCGATCCGCACGACTACGGCCTTTACGCGATGACGGGCGTCGTCCTCGGCTTCCTCAACATGCTCAATGGCTATGGCCTGGCGAGTGGCCTCATCCAGCGCGACAGCGTGACGCCGCACCAGATACGCCAGCTGTTCGGCATGCTGATCGCACTCAATGTCGCGCTGGCCACGATGCAGCTGCTGCTCGCCCCCATCGCCGCCGCTTATTACGGCCAGCCTGCGGTCGCCCACTTGCTGCGGGTCCAGGCGCTGATCTACCTGATCACGCCGTTCGCCGCCTTGCCCTACGCCTTGCTCAGCCGAACGATGGATTTCCGCCGGCAGGCGAGCGCCAACATCGCCGCCTCGATCGTCGGGGCCTGCACCGCGCTCGGCGGCGCGCTGGCCGGGTGGGGCGTCTGGGCGCTCGTCGCCGCGCCGATCGCGCTCTATGCGACGCGGGCGACCATGCTGACCTGGGGGGCGCGGTCCTTGATGTGGCCGAGCTTCGATTTCCGCGGTGCCGGGCATCTGGCGCGATTCGGTGGCGTGATGGCGGCCGGGCAGTTTTTCTGGTTCCTGCAGAGCCAGGCCGATGTGTTCATCGCCGGTCGCCGGCTCATCCCGCACACGCTGGGCATCTACACGACCGCCCTGTTCCTCGCGCAGATCTTCGTGTCGAAATTCGTGCCGCCGCTCAACGAGGTCGCCTTCAGCGCCTATGCGCGGATGCAGGATGATCCCGATGCGATCCCGCGCGGCTTCCTGCGCGCGGTGCGGGTCATCATGCTGGTGGCGATGCCCTTCTATCTTGGCCTGTTCGCGGCCGCCGAGCCGCTGGTGCAGACGGTTCTCGGCGCGAAATGGGCAGAGGTCACGCCGATCGTGCGCGTGTTGGCGCTTGCGATGCCGTTCATGACGATCCTTGTGCTCTACGCCCCGGCATGCGACGCGCGCGGGCGGCCCGATATCAGCGCGCGCAACGGTGCTTTCGGCGCTTTCGCGCTCGCGCTCGCCTTCCTCGTCGGCGTCCACTGGGGGGCGATCGGTCTCGCGTGGAGCTGGATCGCCGCCTACCCCGTCTACCTGGTGGTCAGCAGCTGGCGGTCGCTGCCGGTGATCGGCGTACGCGCGCGCGATCTGGCGACGGGCGTGGCGCCGTCCGCGCTCGCCGCGGTCGGCATGGCGGCCGTCGTCATCCTCGTCGACCGACTGCTGCCCGTCATGGCGCCGGCGCCGCGGCTCGCCTTCCTCGTCTCGACCGGCGCTGCGACCTACGGCCTGTGGCTCGGTCTGTTCGCCCGCGACACCGTGCGCGAACTGATCGCGATCGTACGCAAGCGGCCGCCCGCCGCCGCCACGGCCTGA
- a CDS encoding CBS domain-containing protein: protein MTIAAILRTKSDVVASLPTTARVADAVALLAERRIGAVPVMDGETVAGIFSERDLVHGVARDGTAVLDRALGEVMTSPVQSVAPGHDVIDALSLMTRRRIRHLPVVEDGRMIGFVSIGDLVKYRIDRIEAEASAMRDYIQQ from the coding sequence ATGACGATTGCGGCAATCCTGCGGACCAAGAGCGATGTGGTCGCGTCGCTGCCGACGACGGCGCGCGTTGCCGATGCGGTGGCGTTGCTGGCCGAGCGGCGGATCGGTGCGGTTCCGGTGATGGACGGCGAGACGGTCGCCGGCATCTTTTCCGAGCGCGACCTGGTGCACGGCGTCGCGCGCGACGGCACCGCCGTGCTCGACCGCGCGCTCGGCGAGGTGATGACCAGCCCGGTGCAGAGCGTCGCGCCCGGCCACGACGTGATCGACGCGCTGTCGCTGATGACGCGTCGGCGTATTCGTCACCTGCCGGTGGTCGAGGACGGGCGGATGATCGGCTTCGTGTCGATCGGCGACCTCGTCAAATACCGCATCGACCGGATCGAGGCGGAGGCTTCGGCGATGCGCGACTATATCCAGCAATAG
- a CDS encoding DUF4167 domain-containing protein, which yields MINNRQNGRRRGRGGGGNNNNGPRQGGGGQGRSDNGNRIDSRARGNANQLLEKYKNLAADAQRQGDRINTEYYLQFADHYFRVIADQRGRFEDQQPRRQQPFDLDGDDDFGDEGEPIRANEQDGGDVRQAQGDRGYDDNRQPRRRERSNERAEMRGNEGEPRQARSWEERRPRRSDTPADQPPVEVAGQHRSDPFAQGETTEARSEAVIEADAPAAPRRRGRPRRDAQVETAEGQPAGNGVDADRLPPALTPSLTLVNTDVVANDEDAPKPRRRRTTRTVEAPAAE from the coding sequence TTGATAAACAATCGGCAGAACGGTCGTCGTCGCGGCCGTGGTGGTGGTGGCAACAACAACAACGGCCCGCGGCAGGGTGGCGGCGGTCAGGGGCGTTCCGACAACGGCAACCGCATCGACAGCCGCGCGCGCGGCAACGCCAACCAGCTGCTCGAGAAGTACAAGAACCTCGCAGCCGACGCGCAGCGCCAGGGCGACCGCATCAACACCGAATATTATCTGCAGTTCGCCGATCATTATTTCCGGGTGATCGCCGACCAGCGTGGCCGGTTCGAGGATCAGCAGCCGCGTCGCCAGCAGCCGTTCGACCTCGACGGCGACGACGATTTCGGGGACGAGGGCGAACCGATCCGCGCCAACGAGCAGGACGGCGGCGACGTCCGTCAGGCGCAGGGCGATCGCGGCTATGACGACAATCGCCAGCCGCGCCGTCGCGAACGCAGCAACGAGCGCGCCGAGATGCGCGGCAACGAGGGCGAACCGCGGCAGGCGCGCAGCTGGGAAGAGCGTCGCCCGCGCCGCAGCGACACGCCGGCGGACCAGCCGCCCGTCGAGGTCGCGGGCCAGCACCGTTCCGATCCCTTCGCGCAGGGCGAGACGACCGAGGCGCGCAGCGAAGCGGTGATCGAGGCGGACGCCCCCGCCGCGCCGCGCCGCCGCGGTCGCCCGCGTCGCGACGCGCAGGTCGAGACGGCGGAGGGGCAACCCGCAGGCAATGGCGTCGACGCCGATCGCCTGCCGCCCGCGCTGACCCCGTCGCTGACCCTGGTGAACACCGATGTGGTCGCGAACGACGAGGACGCGCCCAAGCCGCGCCGTCGCCGCACCACACGCACGGTCGAGGCGCCGGCGGCGGAATAA
- the prmC gene encoding peptide chain release factor N(5)-glutamine methyltransferase, producing MSVAALRAALADAAARFTFSETPRLDAELLLAHALGIDRNALLLDMDRDVPASFLDLVARRERHEPIAYITGTRGFWTIDLMVGPGTLVPRADSETLLVAASMHFARRAPASVLDLGTGPGTLLLAALDAWPARGMGIDRSDAALGYARANATALGMADRAAFVRGDWAAAIEARFDLVLANPPYIGTDEPLPNEVRAHEPESALFAGTDGLDDYRSLAGQLPRLIAPGGCAAVEIGHMQAAAVAALFAAHGLDSAVHRDLGGRDRCLLVTPRPAA from the coding sequence GTGAGCGTCGCCGCCCTTCGCGCCGCGCTTGCCGATGCGGCAGCCCGGTTCACATTTTCCGAAACCCCCCGGCTCGACGCCGAGCTGCTGCTCGCCCATGCCCTCGGGATCGATCGCAACGCCCTGCTGCTCGACATGGACCGCGACGTGCCGGCGTCGTTCTTGGATCTCGTCGCACGCCGCGAGCGGCACGAACCGATCGCCTATATCACCGGTACGCGCGGGTTCTGGACGATCGATCTGATGGTGGGCCCCGGTACATTGGTGCCGCGCGCGGACAGCGAGACATTGCTGGTCGCGGCAAGCATGCATTTCGCGCGGCGCGCACCGGCGAGCGTGCTCGACCTCGGGACGGGCCCGGGCACCTTGCTGCTCGCCGCGCTCGACGCATGGCCGGCGCGGGGGATGGGGATCGACCGGTCCGATGCGGCGCTCGGCTATGCGCGCGCCAATGCGACGGCGCTGGGCATGGCGGATCGCGCCGCCTTCGTGCGCGGCGACTGGGCTGCGGCGATCGAGGCGCGCTTCGACCTGGTGCTCGCCAACCCGCCCTATATCGGCACCGACGAGCCCTTGCCCAACGAGGTGCGCGCGCACGAACCGGAATCGGCGCTGTTCGCGGGGACGGACGGACTGGACGATTATCGCAGCCTCGCGGGCCAGCTGCCGCGGCTGATCGCGCCGGGCGGGTGCGCTGCGGTGGAGATCGGCCACATGCAGGCGGCGGCGGTGGCGGCGCTGTTCGCGGCGCATGGGCTGGACAGCGCGGTGCACCGCGATCTGGGTGGGCGCGACCGCTGCTTGTTGGTGACGCCGCGCCCGGCGGCTTGA
- the prfA gene encoding peptide chain release factor 1, with the protein MTTISPERIAQIEARRDELQALMATGDLPSDRFVQVSKEYAELEPVARAAAEVRRLRQEANSLAFMAEDGDEELRALAAEELHANKSALETADRSLALALLPRDAADSRAAMLEIRAGTGGDEAALFAGDLFRMYQRYAEAQGWRVELISASSSDAGGYKEVVASVTGQGVFAKLKFESGVHRVQRVPATENGGRIHTSAATVAVLPEAEDVDVQIDEAKDLRIDVYRSSGPGGQSVNTTDSAVRITHLPTGLVVIQQDEKSQHKNKAKALKVLRTRLYEAERERLAAERSGTRKAMVGSGDRSERIRTYNFPQGRVTDHRINLTLHRLPEILEGEMDELIGALIAEDEAERLAALDG; encoded by the coding sequence ATGACCACCATTTCTCCCGAACGGATCGCGCAGATCGAGGCGCGGCGGGACGAGTTGCAGGCGCTGATGGCGACGGGCGACCTGCCGTCGGACCGGTTCGTGCAGGTTTCGAAGGAATATGCCGAGCTGGAACCCGTCGCGCGTGCGGCGGCAGAGGTCCGGCGGCTGCGGCAGGAGGCGAACAGCCTCGCCTTCATGGCGGAGGACGGCGACGAGGAGCTGCGCGCGCTCGCGGCCGAGGAGCTGCACGCCAACAAGAGCGCGCTGGAGACGGCGGACCGCAGCCTCGCGCTCGCGCTGCTGCCGCGCGATGCCGCCGACAGCCGCGCCGCGATGCTGGAAATTCGCGCAGGCACCGGCGGCGACGAGGCGGCGCTGTTCGCGGGCGACCTGTTCCGCATGTACCAGCGTTATGCGGAGGCGCAGGGCTGGCGCGTCGAGCTGATCTCCGCGAGCAGTTCGGACGCGGGCGGATACAAGGAAGTGGTCGCCTCCGTCACCGGGCAGGGCGTGTTCGCCAAGCTCAAGTTCGAAAGCGGTGTCCACCGCGTCCAGCGCGTACCCGCGACGGAAAACGGCGGGCGCATCCACACCTCCGCCGCGACGGTCGCGGTGCTGCCCGAGGCGGAGGACGTCGACGTCCAGATCGACGAGGCGAAGGACCTGCGCATCGACGTCTATCGCTCGTCCGGTCCCGGTGGCCAGTCGGTCAACACCACCGACAGCGCGGTGCGCATCACCCATCTGCCCACCGGCCTCGTCGTCATCCAGCAGGACGAGAAATCGCAGCACAAGAACAAGGCCAAGGCGCTGAAGGTGCTGCGCACCCGCCTGTACGAGGCGGAGCGCGAGCGGCTGGCGGCGGAGCGATCGGGGACGCGCAAGGCGATGGTCGGATCGGGCGACCGGTCCGAACGTATCCGCACGTACAATTTCCCGCAGGGGCGCGTGACCGATCACCGCATCAACCTGACGCTGCATCGCCTGCCGGAAATCCTGGAAGGCGAGATGGACGAGCTGATCGGCGCGCTGATCGCCGAGGACGAGGCGGAGCGGCTGGCGGCGCTGGATGGGTGA